A single region of the Branchiostoma lanceolatum isolate klBraLanc5 chromosome 1, klBraLanc5.hap2, whole genome shotgun sequence genome encodes:
- the LOC136426179 gene encoding microfibril-associated glycoprotein 4-like: protein MGDFSLMVDGGAANVKNLPEIVHHETAVNEVEGQCTVYCPSQPTPSCPALDHLLLYLNAQLSLEGQVVQLKNRTDSLDGQVQQLAQQELAELQVEDDLKATVEALQATVSNQDNIIQLQAAALQQLQGTLQQLETTNQQQATSLQQLEGTLQQQEATIQQQGTTLQQYATDLQQLEDKVTGPQTCKELLNSGHDTSGVYMIYPAGGGISPIHVYCDMDTDGGGWTVFQRRQDGSVDFLLDWQAYKTGFGDLRGEFWMGNDNVHHLTAQGYELRVDLEDFEGNSAYAKYSNFRVEDEGHMYKLTVEGYSGTAGDAMDHHSSALFTTKDRDNDGRVTYNCAQRYKGGWWYNACHSANLNALYHAGAHQSHADGVNWYPWKGYNYSLKHTEMKIRPR from the exons atgggcgatttctcgcttatggttgacg GAGGTGCAGCAAATGTCAAGAACCTCCCTGAGATTGTCCACCATGAAACAGCAGTCAATGAAGTCGAGGGACAGTGTACAGTGTACTGTCCCTCTCAGCCAACACCGTCCTGTCCAGCTCTGGACCATCTCTTGCTGTACCTGAATGCGCAGCTCAGCCTGGAGGGACAGGTTGTACAGCTGAAAAATAGGACTGACAGCCTGGATGGACAGGTGCAGCAACTAGCTCAACAGGAGCTGGCTGAG TTGCAGGTTGAAGATGACTTGAAGGCCACCGTTGAGGCTCTGCAGGCGACAGTCAGCAACCAGGACAACATCATCCAGCTTCAGGCTGCAGCTCTACAGCAGCTGCAAGGAACTCTGCAGCAACTAGAGACCACCAATCAGCAACAAGCCACCAGCTTGCAGCAACTGGAAGGCACTCTGCAGCAACAGGAAGCCACCATCCAACAGCAAGGAACAACCTTACAGCAATATGCCACAGATTTGCAGCAACTGGAAG ACAAGGTAACTGGTCCACAAACCTGCAAGGAGCTTCTCAATAGCGGTCATGACACCAGCGGAGTCTACATGATCTATCCCGCTGGGGGAGGTATCAGTCCCATCCACgtctactgtgacatggacactGACGGGGGAGGATGGACG GTTTTTCAGAGGCGACAGGATGGCTCTGTTGATTTTCTCCTGGACTGGCAGGCCTACAAGACGGGGTTCGGGGACCTGAGGGGAGAGTTCTGGATGG GCAATGACAACGTGCACCACCTGACGGCACAAGGGTACGAACTGAGGGTTGACCTGGAGGACTTCGAGGGAAACTCGGCCTACGCCAAGTATAGTAACTTCAGGGTGGAGGATGAAGGGCACATGTACAAACTGACTGTGGAGGGATATTCGGGAACTGCAG GAGATGCAATGGACCACCATTCTTCCGCATTGTTCACAACGAAGGATAGAGACAATGATGGTCGCGTCACTTACAACTGTGCTCAGAGATACAAGGGAGGCTGGTGGTACAATGCCTGTCATAGTGCCAACCTGAATGCCCTGTACCATGCTGGGGCCCATCAGTCCCATGCAGACGGCGTCAACTGGTACCCGTGGAAAGGATACAACTattctctcaaacacactgagATGAAGATCAGGCCTCGCTAA